One window of Athalia rosae chromosome 2, iyAthRosa1.1, whole genome shotgun sequence genomic DNA carries:
- the LOC125499950 gene encoding isoaspartyl peptidase/L-asparaginase-like has protein sequence MQISKLHKRNHCKPIWKATKYLHDTQICSSRLNFHRKVFGFEKSGDICIIVHGGCGQCRNSVICEKLNGCKKAASLGYKKMMVGENALSAVETALRWLECDEWFNCGYGSVLNQLGLSLWFKCIYHYLQNSEFSICQR, from the coding sequence ATGCAAATCTCAAAACTACACAAGCGTAATCATTGCAAACCCATTTGGAAAGCCACTAAATATCTTCACGATACTCAGATATGTAGCTCACGATTGAACTTTCATAGGAAAGTATttggttttgaaaaatcaggTGATATCTGTATAATCGTACACGGCGGTTGCGGACAGTGCAGAAACTCGGTCATATGTGAGAAACTCAACGGCTGTAAGAAAGCAGCTTCTTTAGGctacaaaaaaatgatggtTGGAGAAAATGCTCTCAGTGCAGTCGAAACTGCTCTGCGGTGGCTTGAGTGTGACGAGTGGTTTAACTGCGGTTATGGCTCAGTTTTGAATCAATTAGGTCTGTCGCTGTGGTTCAAATGTATTTATCATTATCTCCAAAACTCAGAATTTTCAATATGTCAAAGGTGA